One genomic segment of Gemmatimonadota bacterium includes these proteins:
- the gltS gene encoding sodium/glutamate symporter yields MIQTVALAAVVLFFGYGVRKRVGFLDRFNIPAPVVGGFIFAALALALRQSGLLALEFDATLQSPFMVAFFTTIGLGASLDLLKKGGPQVVLFWILASLLAVVQSGVGIALAELMGVHPFIGLLSGSITMTGGHGTGAAFGKVMEEQYALSGAVTVAMAAATFGLVSGGLLGGPVGTRLIQRFGLKSGGGKASPASADAALDAEIDTETAGEAPTAYLLLQMMAVILVCMALGTLLSKWLGQFVTLPGYIGAMLVAAIVRNLAEGTKLLHISARTVDDLGTIALSLFLTMALMSLKLWELLDLAGPMLVILLVQVTMMGLFAYFVTFRLMGRDYDAAVMAGGHCGFGLGATPNAVANMNSLTERFGAAPRAYLVLPMVGAFFIDFSNAIIITTYMNLVAP; encoded by the coding sequence ATGATCCAGACGGTGGCGCTCGCCGCCGTCGTGCTGTTCTTCGGCTACGGCGTGCGCAAGCGCGTCGGGTTCCTCGACCGGTTCAACATCCCGGCGCCGGTGGTCGGCGGATTCATCTTCGCGGCCCTCGCGCTGGCGCTGCGCCAGAGCGGGCTCCTCGCCCTCGAGTTCGACGCGACGCTTCAGTCGCCCTTCATGGTCGCGTTCTTCACCACGATCGGCCTCGGGGCGAGCCTCGACCTCCTCAAGAAGGGCGGGCCGCAGGTCGTGCTCTTCTGGATCCTCGCGAGCCTGCTCGCCGTCGTGCAGAGCGGGGTGGGCATCGCCCTCGCGGAGCTGATGGGTGTGCATCCGTTCATCGGCCTCCTCTCGGGCTCGATCACCATGACCGGGGGCCACGGCACGGGCGCCGCGTTCGGCAAGGTGATGGAGGAGCAGTACGCCCTCTCCGGGGCCGTGACGGTCGCGATGGCCGCCGCGACCTTCGGCCTCGTGAGCGGCGGACTCTTGGGCGGCCCCGTGGGGACGCGGCTCATCCAGCGATTCGGGCTCAAGTCCGGCGGCGGGAAGGCCTCGCCCGCCAGCGCCGACGCGGCGCTCGACGCCGAGATCGACACGGAGACGGCGGGCGAGGCGCCGACCGCCTACCTGCTCCTGCAGATGATGGCGGTGATCCTCGTCTGCATGGCGCTGGGGACCCTGCTCTCGAAGTGGCTCGGGCAATTCGTGACGCTGCCCGGCTACATCGGTGCGATGCTCGTGGCGGCGATCGTGCGCAACCTGGCCGAAGGCACGAAGCTCCTTCACATCTCCGCCCGCACGGTCGATGACCTCGGCACCATCGCGCTCTCGCTCTTCCTCACGATGGCCCTGATGTCGCTCAAGCTGTGGGAGCTGCTCGATCTCGCGGGCCCGATGCTCGTCATCCTGCTCGTGCAGGTCACGATGATGGGGCTCTTCGCGTACTTCGTGACCTTCCGCCTCATGGGACGCGACTACGATGCCGCGGTCATGGCCGGCGGCCATTGCGGCTTCGGACTCGGGGCGACGCCCAACGCCGTGGCCAACATGAACTCGCTCACTGAGCGATTCGGGGCCGCGCCCAGGGCATACCTCGTGCTGCCGATGGTCGGCGCGTTCTTCATCGACTTCAGCAACGCGATCATCATCACGACCTACATGAACCTCGTCGCGCCCTGA
- a CDS encoding TIGR04076 family protein: protein MSTPADDAFTLYDLRVEVVATERSMVCNHRAGDWFELVGENLRFPPGQSFPLYPLAAILPLLPAKQRMTHANDWMTTDAEVACPDPLCGGRFQITRTGTSTWRHGEVTRVPLTP, encoded by the coding sequence ATGAGCACCCCCGCCGACGATGCCTTCACGTTGTACGATCTCCGCGTCGAGGTCGTGGCGACCGAGCGGTCGATGGTCTGCAATCACCGCGCGGGCGACTGGTTCGAGCTCGTCGGCGAGAACCTCCGCTTCCCGCCGGGGCAGTCGTTCCCGCTCTATCCGCTCGCGGCGATCCTCCCGCTGCTCCCCGCCAAGCAGCGCATGACGCACGCGAACGACTGGATGACGACCGACGCCGAGGTCGCCTGCCCGGACCCGCTGTGCGGCGGCCGCTTCCAGATCACGCGCACCGGCACGAGCACCTGGCGGCACGGCGAGGTCACGCGCGTCCCCCTCACGCCGTGA
- a CDS encoding aldo/keto reductase, with translation MPRSALADGTLVPRLIKGGWQLAGGHGAVDEARAIADMHAFAEAGITAFDCADIYTGVEALIGRFLREWRARHGAGAAVRVHTKCVPDLDLLPRLTRADLERTIDRSLRRLGVERLDLVQFHWWDYALGDMAEAALHLDAMRREGKIAQLGVTNCDVAHLTAILDAGVPVVAHQVQCSLLDRRALGAMRALCESRGVRLLAYGVLAGGFLHERWLGRPAPAEPLENRSLVKYRLIIEEWGGWEPLQALLRALHGVAARHQTTIGAVAVRWVLEQPQVASAIVGARHAGHLPATLAALHVRLDEADRSAIEGALPAGGGPAGDVYALERERGGRHAVIMRYGLNAAATE, from the coding sequence GTGCCACGGAGCGCACTCGCCGACGGGACGCTCGTCCCGCGGCTCATCAAGGGCGGGTGGCAGCTCGCCGGCGGACACGGCGCGGTGGACGAGGCCCGCGCCATCGCCGACATGCACGCGTTCGCCGAGGCGGGGATCACCGCCTTCGATTGCGCCGACATCTATACGGGGGTCGAGGCGCTGATCGGCCGGTTCCTCCGCGAGTGGCGTGCGCGGCACGGCGCCGGCGCGGCAGTGCGCGTGCACACCAAGTGCGTCCCCGACCTCGACCTCCTGCCGCGGCTGACGCGCGCCGACCTCGAGCGCACGATCGACCGCTCGTTGCGCCGCCTCGGCGTCGAGCGGCTGGACCTCGTGCAGTTCCATTGGTGGGACTATGCGCTCGGCGACATGGCAGAGGCGGCCCTCCATCTTGACGCCATGCGTCGCGAAGGGAAGATCGCGCAGCTCGGCGTCACCAACTGCGATGTCGCGCACCTCACCGCGATCCTCGACGCAGGGGTGCCGGTCGTCGCCCATCAGGTGCAATGCTCGCTCCTCGACCGCAGGGCCCTCGGCGCCATGCGCGCGCTCTGCGAGTCGCGCGGCGTCCGCCTGCTCGCCTACGGGGTGCTCGCCGGCGGATTCCTGCACGAGCGCTGGCTCGGCCGGCCGGCGCCCGCGGAACCGCTCGAGAACCGGTCGCTCGTGAAGTACCGGCTCATCATCGAGGAGTGGGGCGGGTGGGAGCCGCTGCAGGCGCTCCTGCGCGCGCTGCATGGCGTCGCCGCGCGGCACCAGACCACGATCGGCGCGGTGGCGGTGCGCTGGGTGCTCGAGCAGCCGCAGGTCGCGAGCGCGATCGTGGGGGCGCGGCACGCGGGCCATCTCCCGGCGACGCTCGCCGCGCTCCACGTCCGGCTCGACGAGGCCGACCGGTCGGCGATCGAGGGGGCGCTCCCCGCGGGCGGCGGCCCGGCGGGCGACGTCTACGCCCTCGAGCGGGAACGCGGTGGGCGGCACGCGGTGATCATGCGCTACGGTCTCAACGCCGCCGCGACGGAATGA
- a CDS encoding aminopeptidase P family protein encodes MRAAPSLPIAALALATALHLGAPALTAQPVTPGRRPVIASAAKLLTWSEQIAVREQWLRTKHERLLPMMRAHEVTMWIVVNEEFHDDPVVPLVAPPRPYTGNRDIFVFVDAGAEGLKKFAITGYTEENLARFFEAATTEPLPAGPTLRRLWERYQPRTIALSIGGGRGQTRALGHDAYLFLAEAMGPDAAARFTSAQRLTTEYLDTRLPEELEHYRAGVAVTEEIVRRALSPEVITPGTTTVGDVRRALYDMLWAAGVRTWFQPDLRIQRATGDIATSRGFVAVAPESTTIVAGDLVHIDFGITYMGFDTDWQKMAYVLKPGETDAPAGLKRALANTNALQDALMLRAARPGRTGGEVFTLTMAEMREKGIEAMVYSHPLGAQGHGLGASVDFRAALRTDTLAQGQRLRDGSYLSIELNTGTVVPEWGGKKVFVMMEDCAHLTPNGYRFFLPRQEAFYLIPSRRR; translated from the coding sequence ATGCGCGCTGCCCCGTCGCTCCCCATCGCCGCCCTCGCCCTCGCGACCGCACTCCATCTCGGGGCGCCTGCGCTCACGGCGCAACCGGTCACGCCAGGCCGACGTCCGGTCATCGCCTCCGCCGCGAAGCTCCTCACCTGGAGCGAGCAGATCGCCGTGCGGGAGCAGTGGCTGCGCACCAAGCACGAACGGCTCCTTCCGATGATGCGGGCGCACGAGGTCACGATGTGGATCGTGGTCAACGAGGAGTTCCACGACGACCCGGTCGTGCCGCTGGTCGCCCCGCCGCGCCCGTACACCGGCAACCGGGACATCTTCGTCTTCGTCGACGCCGGCGCGGAGGGCCTCAAGAAGTTCGCGATCACCGGCTACACCGAGGAGAACCTCGCGCGGTTCTTCGAGGCCGCGACGACCGAACCGTTGCCGGCCGGGCCGACCCTGCGTCGGCTCTGGGAGCGATACCAGCCGCGCACGATCGCGCTCAGCATCGGCGGAGGCCGCGGACAGACGCGCGCACTCGGACATGACGCCTACCTGTTCCTCGCCGAGGCGATGGGCCCTGACGCCGCCGCACGCTTCACGAGCGCCCAGCGACTCACCACCGAATACCTCGACACGCGCTTGCCCGAGGAGCTGGAGCACTACCGCGCTGGCGTCGCCGTGACCGAGGAGATCGTGCGGCGCGCCCTCTCGCCCGAGGTCATCACCCCGGGCACCACGACCGTGGGGGACGTGCGCCGGGCACTGTACGACATGCTCTGGGCCGCCGGCGTCCGCACCTGGTTCCAACCCGACCTCCGGATCCAGCGCGCCACGGGCGACATCGCGACCTCGCGCGGCTTCGTCGCCGTCGCACCCGAGAGCACGACGATCGTCGCCGGCGACCTCGTGCACATCGACTTCGGCATCACCTACATGGGGTTCGACACCGACTGGCAGAAGATGGCCTACGTGCTGAAGCCCGGGGAGACGGACGCTCCCGCCGGCCTCAAGCGCGCCCTCGCGAACACCAATGCCCTGCAGGACGCCCTCATGTTGCGCGCCGCGCGCCCCGGTCGCACGGGCGGCGAGGTGTTCACGTTGACCATGGCCGAGATGCGCGAGAAGGGGATCGAGGCGATGGTCTACTCGCACCCGCTCGGCGCGCAGGGCCACGGGCTGGGCGCGTCGGTCGATTTCCGCGCGGCACTCCGGACCGACACGCTCGCGCAGGGCCAACGCCTCCGCGATGGCTCCTACCTCTCCATCGAGCTCAACACGGGGACGGTGGTCCCCGAGTGGGGCGGCAAGAAGGTCTTCGTGATGATGGAGGACTGCGCCCACCTCACGCCGAACGGCTACCGCTTCTTCCTCCCGCGGCAGGAAGCATTCTATCTCATTCCGTCGCGGCGGCGTTGA
- a CDS encoding DUF2147 domain-containing protein, with translation MSMLRATGLLLAVALAIAPALLAAQPSPVGTWHTISDVDGKPRGIISIRVTGGELVGTIAGSLIPGEPPGKRCTLCSGARKDQPLQGMVILSGLRWDGEAWSGGEVLDPDTGKTYRATARVAPDGKSLALRGFIGVALLGRTQRWVRAP, from the coding sequence ATGAGCATGCTTCGCGCAACTGGACTCCTGCTCGCCGTCGCGCTGGCCATCGCTCCCGCGTTGCTCGCCGCACAGCCGTCTCCCGTCGGGACCTGGCACACCATCTCGGACGTCGACGGCAAGCCACGCGGCATCATCAGCATCCGGGTCACGGGGGGTGAACTCGTCGGGACCATCGCGGGTTCGCTGATCCCGGGAGAGCCGCCCGGCAAGCGCTGCACGCTCTGCAGTGGCGCACGGAAGGATCAGCCGCTGCAAGGGATGGTCATCCTCTCGGGCCTCCGCTGGGACGGGGAGGCGTGGAGCGGCGGGGAGGTGCTCGACCCCGACACCGGAAAGACCTACCGCGCGACCGCCCGCGTCGCGCCCGATGGCAAGTCGCTCGCCCTGCGTGGCTTCATCGGGGTCGCCCTGCTCGGCCGTACCCAGCGGTGGGTGCGCGCGCCGTAG
- a CDS encoding DUF1801 domain-containing protein, producing MTPRATSRTRRRAVADHDATTMATRIRAYIAALPAPVAKEVRKLRAAVRAAAPAAVEHFSYGIPGLRLDGKALVFYAGWKAHISLYPIGESIVRANAKALEGCGFSKGTVRFPLTAPPSAALVQKLVRARIAQLRARAKVG from the coding sequence ATGACACCCCGCGCCACCTCGCGCACGCGCCGACGCGCGGTCGCTGACCATGACGCGACCACGATGGCGACGAGGATCCGCGCCTACATCGCGGCGTTGCCCGCGCCGGTCGCCAAGGAGGTACGCAAGCTGCGCGCCGCGGTCCGCGCCGCTGCCCCTGCCGCGGTGGAGCACTTCAGCTATGGCATCCCCGGCCTGCGGCTCGACGGCAAGGCACTCGTCTTCTACGCGGGCTGGAAGGCGCACATCTCGCTCTATCCCATCGGCGAGTCGATCGTGCGGGCCAACGCGAAGGCACTCGAGGGATGCGGCTTCTCCAAGGGGACCGTCCGCTTCCCGTTGACGGCTCCGCCGTCAGCGGCACTCGTGCAGAAGCTCGTGCGCGCCCGCATCGCGCAACTCCGCGCCCGCGCGAAGGTCGGGTGA